GAGTTATGGTGGCTACTTCCAATCCTTTTATGGCTGATTTGATACGCATGACCATCGTTGCCGCGACTCCCGACTTGAAGTAAACTATTATTATTCCTGCAAATACTAATGCAGCTAAAATTTTTTTCCACCACGGGATTTTGAGCAGCAAAAAGTAAATGACGAATCCAATAACAAATCCCCCTAATGACCCTCTGGTGCCAGTTTTTAGAAGAAAATAAATACATCCAGCGAAAATGAGAATTGCGAAAGCTTTAATAAGCACTTTTTTATATCGGTTGAAAAGCCAGATTGAGAAAATTCCGCCCACTGCAAGCGACCTGCCGTAGCTCGTTGGTGGTCCTTGGACAAGGTTAAAACGCTGCAAGAATGACGGGGCAACGACTCTGTATTTGAAAATGGATATTAAAATTATTACTGTTATAGTAGCTATGTAAGCTAAAGCTATTTTCTCGAATTCAGTGTGGTCAGTAAGTATCATCGTGAGCACGATAAGTGGGATGAAATCGAGAATTATAAGATGTCCCACCGCCTTGTAAGACCAGGGAACGGGGTATTTGGCGAGCAGTGCATACATGATGTATATACAAAGGAAAACTGTGGATATCCATACTGCGGCATTTGGGGTAAAATCTATTATGTTTGGCCTTCTGTGAAGGATGACGAGCACGGCAAAAGCATAGAATACCACAAGGAGAAACCAAGAAAGCAAGTTGTAGTTTATCCCGGCTGCAACATGCAGTGAGCGAGTGAAAAACACACCGTAGAAAGGCATTACGATAGCGAAATAGGGAAATCTAAGCACGAAAAGTATCAGAATGAGTGAGAAAGCGAGTCCAATGGGCAACGCCCAGTGTTTGTAAACCATTAGTCCGAAAACAGCCCCGAGAAAAATCGCAAAAGCCCAATCGCGGATGTTGTCCATCGTTTTGGTCACATTGATAAAATAATGGTTAAAAAACCGTTCGAAAGGATTTTGATAATTAGCATGGCAGAACTTTACCACTACTTTGGTCTTGACAAAGGTTTTGCGCAAAATAAAATTAGAAATGCACTGGGGGATCGTCTAATTGGCAGGACGGCGGACTCTGGATCCGCTAGTCGGGGTTCGAGTCCCTGTCCCCCAGTTTTTTATTGAGCTTGACCACAAAACTTATTGACCCATCTCGATTTTGTGAGCAAATTTCCTCTAAAAGAAACTTTTGAAAGGAGAGGCAATATGAAACTTTCCGAAAGAGTAGCAATCGTTACTGGTGCGGGAAGAGGTATCGGCGCTGCTATAGCCAGAAAACTTGCTGAGAACGGCGCCAAAGTAGCGTTGGTGGACATAAACGAGAATGACCTGAAAGCAAGGTTGGAGGAGATCGAAAAAAACGGGGGCACGGCAAAGTATTTCCTTTGTGATGTGAGCGATTGGGAACAGGTGAACCAGACGGTGGAGCAGATAAACAAACTATGGGGAAAAATTGATATTCTCGTTAACAACGCCGGTATAACGAAGGACAATTTAATTTTGAGAATGACCCCCGAGGACTGGGACGCTGTGATGAGGGTTAATCTTAAAGGTGCATTTCTCTTCACTAAAGCTGTGGTCCGCCCGATGATGCGAAATAAATACGGTAAAATAGTCAATATTTCGTCGGTGGTGGGGATTTTTGGTAATGCAGGACAGGCTAACTATTCGGCGTCGAAAGCTGGCTTACTTGGATTCACGAAAAGTGTGGCTAAGGAGTTTGCCAAGAAAGGTATAAGATGCAACGCCGTAGCACCGGGTTTCATAGAGACCGACATGACTAAAGGTCTGCCAGAAGATGTGAAAAATACTTTTATTAATAACACACCGCTCGGATATCCGGGGTCACCTGATGATGTCGCGAATGTGGTGGTGTTTTTGTGTTCCCCCGAAAGCGATTACATAACAGGAGAGATAATAAGAGTTGATGGTGGTATGGCGATGTGAAAAACATTTGCCCTGAAAAACTTAATAAAAGTCAGGCTGCCGCAGCAAAAGCATCCGGATTCACATTCGTGAGGGCAGGAGCAGGCACTGGCAAAACTCGCATTTTAGCTTGTCGCTTTGTTAATGTCCTCGCGGACCTTATCGCTTGTGGCATACCCCCCGAAGAAGCCGTAACGAGAATTTTTGCCGTAACCTTTACCGAGAAAGCCACCGCTGAGATGGTCGCTCGCATTGGCGAAATGCTTTATTCCCTCTGGAGAGATACCCAAGCGCTCACATGGTATAATGCTTATAAATCGTTTGATAAAGCGCAAATTTCGACTATTCACTCGCTTTGCCGTGGAATTCTCGCACGCTACCCGTTTAAAGCAGGGCTGACACCGGGATTCGATGTATCACCGCAGGCACTACCCATAGAAGAGCTCGTGAGGGATTTTCTTGAGGATTCGCTGAAACGCAGGGAAGACTTGCGAGATATCGTGTTTTTCTTCATAAGGAACGAGGCTCTGCAAGATTTGAGGGAAACGATATTCAAAATATTCGTTAATCGCAGTAAATACATAACCCACATAAAAATCCTTGCGGAGTCCAATCCAGCAGAGCTTGGAAATGCATGGAAGAAGCTTTGTATAAGCTGGTTCAATCAAATTAAGGAAGAAGCGAAAAAAGTTGCGACCGAACTTGAGAGCTTCGATGGCAGGGCAATTGCTAACGCCCGAGAGCTGGCGTCGGTCATAGCTGAAAGCAAATTCCCATTAGAGGAAACTGATATTTCTAAAATTGAAGAGTTTAAACTATCCGGCAGTTACAAAGACCCAGTTAAAAAAGGCTTAATAAAAAGGGTAAAAGAATTGAAAACTAACATCATATCTCTGGCGAACTACGAGCTGATAGATGACTATGCTTATGCCTGCGTTAACCTTGCGAAACTTTACCTTGAATTCGAGGATTTTGTATGGCGTGGCAGGGATAAGGCATCAACCCTTGATTATGCGGACCTTTTAATTCTGACGAGGGAACTCGTCTACAGCATGGGCGATGAGATTGTTGATGATATAGTTCCTCATCAGCTTCTTGTTGATGAATTTCAGGACATTTCACCGCTTCAGTGGGATATTTTGCACTGGTTTTTCGCGCGCTGCAAGGGTGGCCTTATGGTGGGTGATGAGAAGCAATCAATTTACTGGTTTCGCGGCGCCGAGGTAGAAACGATGCGCAAAGGTGAAAAATTCGCGACCGAAAAAGGTTTCGAACCTGTGGAACTTGCGGAAAACTATAGAACATCTAAAGGACTTCTTGAGGATAGGCTTAATAAAATTTTCAGCGTTTTGTTCAACCCCTCTGAGAATCAATACGAGCCAAGACATCAGGAACTGGTTTCAAGGCGTGAGAGCGCGATAGAGCCAATCTTTGAGATAATCCCGTATCCAAAAAACTGCCCTTTTAAAGAATACCAGCTTGCTGCGCGGTATGTTCTTTCTTTGCTCAGCGGTGAACGAGAAATTTTTGTCGTGGATGAGGATAGCCAACAAGCACGCAGGTTGCAGCCTGGTGATATAATGGTCCTTACGCGAAAGGGCGATGTAGTTTTCAACATAATAAAAGAGCTGCGTCAGGCGGGAATAGCGGCGGTTCCGCTGGTGGAAAGAGGTTTTTTCGACACGGAGGAAGTAAAGACAATCCTTAGCCTCATGCAATTTCTTTTGAACCCGTTCGAGAACAACGGCGCTTTGTTTTTGCTTTTAACATCGAATGCGTTTGGCTTGAAACCCGGGGAGATAACGGATAAGCTCGGAATTAATGAGAAATCGCTTTGGATGAGGCTCAAAATTTATGCGCAAAATGCGCAGGACGAAAGATTTGACCCACTTTGCAGGGCGTATAAAATTTTGTCTGCCCTTATTGATAAGGTAGATAAACTGCCCCCCGATAAAATTCTTGATGAATTTCTTTTTGGCTACGGATTTATTGCTGCCCTTTCGGCGACCACAGGCGATACAGCTTTTGAGAATATAATGAAACTTTTGGGAATGGTCAAAAGCGTTTCTTCAGGTGGTGAGTCGTTGAGCGACATTGTGGAATATCTTGAGAACATTGCGCAAATCGGGCAGGTTGGTTACGCTAAACCGTTGAAAACTTTGGATGCGGTTAGAGTAAGTACAATTCATTCCGCAAAAGGACTTGAGGCGCCTTTTGTGGTGGTGGTCGAATCGCATGGGAAAAAGGATGATAAAGTTTACTTGTGCCCTGAATTGGAAGGAGTCGTGTTTCCCAAAATCAAGAAGCTCGATAATCCAATACTTAATCGTGCCAAAAGCATAAGCACTGCCAAAGCAGACGCTGAGGAAAAAAGGTTGTTTTATGTTGCGTTAACTCGCGCTAAAGACCATCTGGCCATTATTTGCAAGAATAATAACACTTACTACAAGTGGTTTTTCGAAAATCCAGTTAAGGAAGGTGTCATATCAGAGCAAGATTATCAGTTTCTCGATTACGAGGACCTCCCACCGCTTTTTGAGCCTATTTCGGAGCCACGACCGGCGCACATCCCGGCTTACTGGTCGTTGGCTCGTGAACCAGTGCCGAGAAAATCTCTGATAATGCTTTCTGCCCGACAGGCTGCGCAGATAGTAACGGGGATTCGGTTTGACGAAGAGTTTCATTATGAGATGGAAAGTGGTAGTTTAAACTGGGGGAGACTGGTTCATCAGGCGTTATCGCTGGCGCCGTTCGATAGTGCGGAGAGCTTAAAAGCTATTGCGGAAAAAATAGGAGAAAAGTCTATCTATCCAGTTCTCATGAGGTTTTTTAATTCGGAGTGGCACGAAATTCTCTCAAAGAGCAATAATAAGAAGGAAGTTCAGCTCGTTTTGAGGTCGGGGAATTTGGTCGTAAATGGAGTTGCCGATGTGGTCGTATTCTCACCCCCTATGATATGGGATTACAAGACCGGGGGGCGAAATCCCGATAAAGAACTTTTCTACAAAACGCAAGTTAACTTTTATCGTCTCGCGCTGGCTTCGGAGCTCGGTATAAACCCGAATGAGGTTAAAACCTACCTACTGTTCATTGGCGATGAAATAGAGTCTGTCGAAGTTGAATTTGATGAAAATATTATGAAAAATTTGGAGGAGATGATTGATACAAACACCTTTTGAGTAATTCGGATTGGTCTTGAACCTCCTTTGAGCTTGCGGTAAGCAATACGACACATACAATTTCTATGGTGGTGCGAAATGGTTCTGCGAAGAAGCGCTGAAAGAGCAGCAAAACAGATAATCTGGCTCGGTTATCTTTTGCTCCCTATAGCTGGTTTTTCCTTCGCGTGGTGGCTAAGATTCCGCTCCGGGCTGTTTGAGGTCGTGGACTTTCAGCCGTTCCCTAAATACCACATTCCGATAATAATCGTTGCAGCATTTTGGGCTATAGTCTACAGAGCAAGAGGACTTCATAACCCAGATTTTTCGGTAAATTTCTGGCGCGAGGGATTAAGAGTAATATGGGCGTCGATACTGGCAATGATACTGCCTATGGCGCTGGCGTTCACATACCGGGGATACTTCTATTCAAGGCTCGTCATGATTACGGGTGCGGGAACATCGGCTATACTCTGCTTCGCGTACAAGCAAGCCGTAAAATCTATTCTGAGAAAGATGGTGCTTAGGAAAATAGGCGTTGCAAGAAAAATTATTATAGGTTGCGATAACTTTGCTCAACAGATAATAGATAGCATCAGCAAGGATAGGCTTTCAGCTGCCGGCTTGGTCGGAATGGTTTCGATTCGTGGAGAAAGGTGCACCGCTGACCTTCCATATCTTGGCGAACTCGAGAATCTTCGCGAAATCCTCATAAGCGGACAATACGATGAGGTGATACTGGCAAGTCCACAGGTGGACGAACAGACGATCCTGAAAATAATCTACGAATGTCGAAAGGAACAGGTTCAATTCAGTCTGGTGCCGAAGTTCTGGCATCTTCTTAAAGGACGAGTTTCGATAGAACAATCAGGTGAACTAAGGGTTATAGCATTCAAAGACCTTGCCTTAAAGGGGTGGCAACGCACACTGAAGCGGATAATGGATATAGTGGTTTCGTTGGTAATGCTTGTTGTTTTGTCACCTCTTTTCGGATTGATCGCTTTGCTTATAAAAGTTACCAGCAAGGGACCCGTGTTTTTCAAGCAGGAACGCATAGGGCGAAACGGACGCAAGTTTATTATGCTTAAGTTCCGCTCTATGTATGAAGATGCTGAAAAGAGGCTTGAGGAATATCTTGCCAAAAACGAAGTGGAAGGACCGATTTTTAAAATCAAGGATGACCCCCGAATAACACCTGTAGGTAAGTTTTTACGCAGATACTCGCTGGACGAACTTCCCCAGCTTATCAATGTTCTTCTCGGGCAGATGTCACTCGTGGGACCGAGACCACCCCTCGAGAGAGAGGTGAAAGAATACGAGGAATGGCAATTAAGAAGAATCGATGTTACGCCGGGCATGACGGGTCTTTGGCAGGTTTCAGGGCGTTCCGATTTGCCATTCTCTCAGATGGTGCAACTCGATATTTACTACATCGAACACTGGTCCATATGGCTTGACATAAAAATTCTTCTAAAAACCATACCAGCTGTCTTGAGCGGAAAAGGAGCTTATTAGAAAACTTTCGCCAAAAATATCTTGACAACTATATTCGATTTTTTATTATGGAAAGTTCTTATAATTACAAGGAGGTATTATTATGCGAGGAGTGGTTACTGTAACTGTTGCGGCATTAATTTTATTAACGATAGCTTTTGCGCAGCTCCAAACTCAGCAGCAACCGAGACAGCCAGCGACTCGGCAAGTTCCGATGCCGGATTCGCTTTCCAAGGCGCGAATAGATTTCGATTCAAGGAGTTTTGATTTTGGTTATTGTGTTCCTGGCAATTTTAGATTGGTTCACACATATGAGATTAGAAATATAGGCGAGGACACGCTTGTGATAAAAGGCGTGAGACCCACATGCGGCTGCACAGCTGCACCGCTCGAAAAAAGAATACTTGCTCCGGGCGAAAGAACGAAGCTTACGGCATATTTCCGCACCAGAGGATACAGGCACAGAACGAGGAAGTCCATAAGAGTAATGTCCAATGACCCCACGAGAAGATTGGCATCTCTAACATTCACAACCAATTTCGACACCGCCGATTGGTTTAACAAGGAGAAGGGCATAAGAGTTGTTCCTGACCCGCTATATCTCGACTTCGGCAAAGGCAACGATTTCAAAACCAAATTAACTGTGAAAATAAAGAACCTTTCAGATAAAAATCTTAAACTCGAGGTCGTCGACTATACGGACAAAGTTTTCGAGAAACCTGTTCTTAAATCAAAGAACCTCAAGAAGAAAAAGTCGACCAAGCTTACCGTTCAGCTCGTTCCGAATTACGATATGAACATGCCGATTCAAGCCTCTATAACGATAGCTGCTTACGATTCAAACAATAAAGAGGTGATTAGGTTTACCATCCCGGCTGTAGGCGGCGGGAGATAACGGGCGAGGCGAAGGTATTTGAAAATCGGCGCGTCAAGGCAGGATTAAGTTTGGTTTTGAGCATTTTGTATAGTTTGTGTAAAAAATGCTTTGGGCGGGTTGACCGCCCATTTTTATTTTACCACGATGGGCGAAGAAAATATCAAAATACCAGCCATCGAGTCGTTGATTGACCCACTCGCGCACACGCTTGAGGTGCTCGAGTTCGGGAAAATAATACAACGGATCGAGACATTCTGCGAATCAGAGACTGCCAAACGGCGAGTTCGCGGGATAAAACCGCTTTCAGACCCAGAGGCTATCAAAGCGCAGCAGGAACTAATTTCTGAGGTAAGAAACCTTCTTAACACATCGGGTCAACCCGATTTGACGGGACTCGGCGACCCACAGGATTTCATAGTTAAAGCCACCAAGGAAGGTGTCCTCACCGAAGAAGAGCTATGGGAAATATCGAAATTAAGCAGATTAACGCATAGAGTAATGAAACTTGCCCGGGACAGAGACAGATATCCAAGGTTGCGTTCGATGCTTGACGGGCTTTCAGAAACCACTGCTGTGCACAGAAATATAGACCGCTTTATTGCTCCGCCGGGAGTTTTCGTGGAGGAGGCATCGGAAAGGTTGACGCAGCTTAAGGCAGAGCGGAAAGTGATTCACGACAAGCTTCAGGTTAAACTTCAGTCGATGCTCGAGGACGAGAAGTATGCGGATTTTTGGCAGGAGCAGTTGATCACGCTTAGGAATGAGAGGTTCGTTCTTCCGCTCAAAGCGGAGCACAAGTCACATCTTCCCGGGGTTATTCATGACCGCTCGGCTACTGGCGCAACGTTGTTTGTGGAGCCCCTTGAGGTGGTGCCGCTGAACAATCAACTTCGAGAAATAGAGCTTGAAGCGAAGCAGGAGCGGACAAGAATCCTGCGAACACTCTCGGAAATCGTTGCTGCATACGCTGAAAAGCTTCTTAACAACCTAAAAATCCTTCATGAGCTTGACTTCGCGGCGGCTATAGCAAAATTCGCCGATACCATCGACGCAAACATGCCGACCGTTATTCCCGATGGTCCTGTAAAGATAGTTGAGGCGAGACACCCTCTCCTGCACCTTGAACTTGGCAAGGACAATGTGGTTCCTCTCGACATTGAGCTTTCCCCGAAAACGCGATGCGTAATAATAACGGGACCCAACATGGGCGGCAAAACGGTAGCTCTAAAAACTATCGGACTCGTGATTTTGATGGGCATGTGTGGACTTCCTGTGCCAGCTCAAAGCAAAACTATAATACCAGTTTTCACGAAATTTTTTGCCGACATAGGCGACGAACAATCAGTAGAGTCGAGCATATCGTCTTTCGCAAGCCACATCCTGCATTACAAGCAGGCGGCTGAACAGGCAGATGAAAATTCTCTCGTTCTTTTTGACGAGCTTGGAAGCGCGACTGACCCTCAGGAAAGTCTTCCGTTAGCATGGGCTCTTCTTGAACACCTTATCGAGAAAGGCGCCACGACTATAGTTAACACCCACATTGGTGGTCTTCTCGGACTGGCAGCTAAAAGGGACGATGTCGTTAACGCTGCGATGGAGTTCGACGAAGATAAAATGAAGCCTACATACAGGCTTCTTGTTGGTGTTCCCGGGCGTAGTTGGGCAGCCCAGATAGCGCAGATGCTCGGTTTCCCTGAAAAAATTCTTACGAGAGCTAAGGAGCTAACATCGGGCGGTGATGCACTGTCGGATGTGTTGACACAGCTACGGCGAAAAATCCGCGAGGTGGAGGATATTAAGAGAAGGCTGTCCGAGGAACTTGCCGATGCAAAGGCTAAAAGGCAGATTCTTGAAGGGCTCATAATATCTAATAGAGAGAAAGAGAAAGAGCTTTCGCGTCTTAGGCGGGTTTATGAGGATTTGCGCGATAGTCGCATTGCCGCAGCAGTCGAACGCGAGATAGACAGAATTCGCGAGGAGTGGGAAAAAATAATAGCCGAAAAACCGCAGCTTTACAAAAAGCAAAAGCAGGCTAATGAATTCATATCCCGGTTAAAGGCGCGACTTAAGCGAGCCGAGAAAGCGGTCGCACAGAGAATGGGAATGCCAAAAAAGCTTGAACCGGGGCAACGAGTTTTCATTTACAGGCTACGCAAATGGGGTGATGTTATGGAAGGAACTGATGAGCAGGGCTTCGTGAAAATACTCGTCGGTAGGATGACTTTAAGGATACACTCAAGCGGTGTGGATACCGAGACCGAATATGAACGCAAGCGAGCACAAAGAAAAAAGGAAGGTGGTATAAACTACGAGCCGAGAGTGGTTCCGAAGAAGCTCGATGTTCGCGGTTTATCTCCTGAGGAGGCATGGGACAAAGTTGATAGACTTCTTGATGATGCTGTAGCGTCTGATGTGGAGCAGGTTTTAATCGTGCACGGCAAAGGTAAGGGTGTGCTGAGGCGCGCTATAAGAGATAAACTCCATGCTGACCCGCGTGTTGCTCAACTGCGATTACCCGACGAAAGAATGGGCGGCGATGGTGCAACCATAGTCGTAATGAGGAAAGAAGAGGAAGAATCATCTGAACAGTCTCAGGAAAATGCCGACGAAGAAAGTTCCTAAGAATATTTATTTGATTTCCCGCTTTTTCCGCAAATGGTTCGACTTAAGCTTAGTAACTATTATATTATGATTGAAGTATTTTTAAGGAGCGCGTTATGCCCAAGGATCCTGATTTCTGGCATGTTGACTGGGAGGAGGAGTTCAGCGAAGAGATAACACCTGCTCAAGAGGCAGCAATCGATAAACTTGCGAAGGAGATAGCTGAGCGAGGAATGGCTGTTCCAGCACTTATGTTTCTCGAGACTGTGAAACCTTTAAACTGGATAGCAAGTCAGGTGATGTTGTTTTTCGAGCCTATAACCGCATGGTTTTTTAACCTTAGGGAGCTTGTCGACCTGAGGCGAGCCTTTCAGAAACGCGAGGGTATAGTTATTCTTATCGAGAAAATCGAAAAGTATGAGAAAGAAAGGCAAAAACGCATTAAAGCAGAAAAGGAAGCTCGCAAGAAAGCTAAACTTGAAAAGCAAGCCTCGAAAACTAAATTATTTAAGAAGTCCCGATGATAACGAAAAATATGAAAATATTAGTTGTTCTGCTCGTTTTCTTGCTTTTCGGTAGCGTTTACGCTCAGGAATCAGTCGCTACAGATGGGGTTGAGCTTGTAAGGTTGAAATTCGGTGGCGGAAGCGATTGGTATAATGGACCAACTGAACTGCCAAATCTTGCCAAATTCGTGAGAGAGCGAACGGGAATAAATGTTTTCGCTACTGGAAAGTATGTCGAACCAGCGAGCGAGGAGATTTTTAAGTATCCATTC
This genomic stretch from bacterium harbors:
- a CDS encoding endonuclease MutS2, with protein sequence MGEENIKIPAIESLIDPLAHTLEVLEFGKIIQRIETFCESETAKRRVRGIKPLSDPEAIKAQQELISEVRNLLNTSGQPDLTGLGDPQDFIVKATKEGVLTEEELWEISKLSRLTHRVMKLARDRDRYPRLRSMLDGLSETTAVHRNIDRFIAPPGVFVEEASERLTQLKAERKVIHDKLQVKLQSMLEDEKYADFWQEQLITLRNERFVLPLKAEHKSHLPGVIHDRSATGATLFVEPLEVVPLNNQLREIELEAKQERTRILRTLSEIVAAYAEKLLNNLKILHELDFAAAIAKFADTIDANMPTVIPDGPVKIVEARHPLLHLELGKDNVVPLDIELSPKTRCVIITGPNMGGKTVALKTIGLVILMGMCGLPVPAQSKTIIPVFTKFFADIGDEQSVESSISSFASHILHYKQAAEQADENSLVLFDELGSATDPQESLPLAWALLEHLIEKGATTIVNTHIGGLLGLAAKRDDVVNAAMEFDEDKMKPTYRLLVGVPGRSWAAQIAQMLGFPEKILTRAKELTSGGDALSDVLTQLRRKIREVEDIKRRLSEELADAKAKRQILEGLIISNREKEKELSRLRRVYEDLRDSRIAAAVEREIDRIREEWEKIIAEKPQLYKKQKQANEFISRLKARLKRAEKAVAQRMGMPKKLEPGQRVFIYRLRKWGDVMEGTDEQGFVKILVGRMTLRIHSSGVDTETEYERKRAQRKKEGGINYEPRVVPKKLDVRGLSPEEAWDKVDRLLDDAVASDVEQVLIVHGKGKGVLRRAIRDKLHADPRVAQLRLPDERMGGDGATIVVMRKEEEESSEQSQENADEESS
- a CDS encoding UvrD-helicase domain-containing protein, whose protein sequence is MKNICPEKLNKSQAAAAKASGFTFVRAGAGTGKTRILACRFVNVLADLIACGIPPEEAVTRIFAVTFTEKATAEMVARIGEMLYSLWRDTQALTWYNAYKSFDKAQISTIHSLCRGILARYPFKAGLTPGFDVSPQALPIEELVRDFLEDSLKRREDLRDIVFFFIRNEALQDLRETIFKIFVNRSKYITHIKILAESNPAELGNAWKKLCISWFNQIKEEAKKVATELESFDGRAIANARELASVIAESKFPLEETDISKIEEFKLSGSYKDPVKKGLIKRVKELKTNIISLANYELIDDYAYACVNLAKLYLEFEDFVWRGRDKASTLDYADLLILTRELVYSMGDEIVDDIVPHQLLVDEFQDISPLQWDILHWFFARCKGGLMVGDEKQSIYWFRGAEVETMRKGEKFATEKGFEPVELAENYRTSKGLLEDRLNKIFSVLFNPSENQYEPRHQELVSRRESAIEPIFEIIPYPKNCPFKEYQLAARYVLSLLSGEREIFVVDEDSQQARRLQPGDIMVLTRKGDVVFNIIKELRQAGIAAVPLVERGFFDTEEVKTILSLMQFLLNPFENNGALFLLLTSNAFGLKPGEITDKLGINEKSLWMRLKIYAQNAQDERFDPLCRAYKILSALIDKVDKLPPDKILDEFLFGYGFIAALSATTGDTAFENIMKLLGMVKSVSSGGESLSDIVEYLENIAQIGQVGYAKPLKTLDAVRVSTIHSAKGLEAPFVVVVESHGKKDDKVYLCPELEGVVFPKIKKLDNPILNRAKSISTAKADAEEKRLFYVALTRAKDHLAIICKNNNTYYKWFFENPVKEGVISEQDYQFLDYEDLPPLFEPISEPRPAHIPAYWSLAREPVPRKSLIMLSARQAAQIVTGIRFDEEFHYEMESGSLNWGRLVHQALSLAPFDSAESLKAIAEKIGEKSIYPVLMRFFNSEWHEILSKSNNKKEVQLVLRSGNLVVNGVADVVVFSPPMIWDYKTGGRNPDKELFYKTQVNFYRLALASELGINPNEVKTYLLFIGDEIESVEVEFDENIMKNLEEMIDTNTF
- a CDS encoding DUF1573 domain-containing protein, producing the protein MRGVVTVTVAALILLTIAFAQLQTQQQPRQPATRQVPMPDSLSKARIDFDSRSFDFGYCVPGNFRLVHTYEIRNIGEDTLVIKGVRPTCGCTAAPLEKRILAPGERTKLTAYFRTRGYRHRTRKSIRVMSNDPTRRLASLTFTTNFDTADWFNKEKGIRVVPDPLYLDFGKGNDFKTKLTVKIKNLSDKNLKLEVVDYTDKVFEKPVLKSKNLKKKKSTKLTVQLVPNYDMNMPIQASITIAAYDSNNKEVIRFTIPAVGGGR
- a CDS encoding sugar transferase, which encodes MVLRRSAERAAKQIIWLGYLLLPIAGFSFAWWLRFRSGLFEVVDFQPFPKYHIPIIIVAAFWAIVYRARGLHNPDFSVNFWREGLRVIWASILAMILPMALAFTYRGYFYSRLVMITGAGTSAILCFAYKQAVKSILRKMVLRKIGVARKIIIGCDNFAQQIIDSISKDRLSAAGLVGMVSIRGERCTADLPYLGELENLREILISGQYDEVILASPQVDEQTILKIIYECRKEQVQFSLVPKFWHLLKGRVSIEQSGELRVIAFKDLALKGWQRTLKRIMDIVVSLVMLVVLSPLFGLIALLIKVTSKGPVFFKQERIGRNGRKFIMLKFRSMYEDAEKRLEEYLAKNEVEGPIFKIKDDPRITPVGKFLRRYSLDELPQLINVLLGQMSLVGPRPPLEREVKEYEEWQLRRIDVTPGMTGLWQVSGRSDLPFSQMVQLDIYYIEHWSIWLDIKILLKTIPAVLSGKGAY
- the fabG gene encoding 3-oxoacyl-[acyl-carrier-protein] reductase; this translates as MKLSERVAIVTGAGRGIGAAIARKLAENGAKVALVDINENDLKARLEEIEKNGGTAKYFLCDVSDWEQVNQTVEQINKLWGKIDILVNNAGITKDNLILRMTPEDWDAVMRVNLKGAFLFTKAVVRPMMRNKYGKIVNISSVVGIFGNAGQANYSASKAGLLGFTKSVAKEFAKKGIRCNAVAPGFIETDMTKGLPEDVKNTFINNTPLGYPGSPDDVANVVVFLCSPESDYITGEIIRVDGGMAM
- a CDS encoding O-antigen ligase family protein; this encodes MTKTMDNIRDWAFAIFLGAVFGLMVYKHWALPIGLAFSLILILFVLRFPYFAIVMPFYGVFFTRSLHVAAGINYNLLSWFLLVVFYAFAVLVILHRRPNIIDFTPNAAVWISTVFLCIYIMYALLAKYPVPWSYKAVGHLIILDFIPLIVLTMILTDHTEFEKIALAYIATITVIILISIFKYRVVAPSFLQRFNLVQGPPTSYGRSLAVGGIFSIWLFNRYKKVLIKAFAILIFAGCIYFLLKTGTRGSLGGFVIGFVIYFLLLKIPWWKKILAALVFAGIIIVYFKSGVAATMVMRIKSAIKGLEVATITRIYLYKIAIEHIKQSPWIGVGVGGYHNLVTHLLYYNYYPHNMPLEVWVELGIIGLVTYASLVILTLVRGVKIVINYFRTANPKYEMGLLLFVLFIFGLAVSQISGNIPWNYHFWYSLALVNAYYVLIRRETKNARVQNG